The Novosphingobium sp. Gsoil 351 genome contains the following window.
CGAGTTGTCCCTGACCAGCCATTCCTCGACAATGCGGTTGGCCACGACTTTGCAGTCGGCGATCGTAGTCGCGCCGGTCCCGCGCATGGTGGCCGCACCGACCAGCGGCTCATCTCCGAAGTGGGTCGATCGACTGGAAATGCGATGCGAGCTGTAGAAAACCCCGGGCGCGTCTTCGGACCAGATCACGTCCTCGGCCAGGACCACTCGATCAGCGTAGCTTGTGACAGCCGCGACCGTGTTCTGGGTAACGGTCTCGATCCCCGTCGTCGGACCCGCCAGCGTGTGCATCACGCACTCTGCGCCATAATGGGTGCGGCACAAGCCGGCGTTCTTCTCTTCCCAAATCCGATGGGTGCAGCGGACGATGTAATCGACGATATCGCGATACACTGGGTCGAACCCATCCAGTGCCTGCCGCCGCGGCCCTTCGGCCATCTGCTCAGACATCGGTCGGCCGACCGGTGACAGCACTTCCAGATCTTGGTCCCAAGCCATCAACGATAAGCCTGCGCCAGCACGCCAATCTCGTCGAATAGCATCCATTCCTCCACGATCCTGCCCTCAGCAAGCCGCAGATGGGACATGCCCATCATGAATACGGGCTGCCCGGCCGGACACTCCCCGAGGACGCCCCCGGGAGCGCTACGCCCTTCGAGAACCCAACGAACAGCGACGATGACCCCATCGGCTTCCTCGCTCCAACTCACGTGCTCGACGCGCATCATGCCATCGGGGATCGCGGCAAGGACGTGCAGGATTAGCGCCTGGTAGTTGCGCAGGCCTTGCGCGGTGCGGCCGCCGCCCGCGTGGGCCACCACATCCTCGGCATAGGCGCGTGGAAGCCAATCAAGCCGGCGCAAGTTCCACACATCGTGGAACAGCGCCCGCGCCCACCCGTCGACCGTGCACTCGTCGAGGTCGAGGCGTCCGCGCGGCGCCTGGCCGTCAAGCCGCGTCGGCGGTGAGACGACGAAAGTCTCCGCCGTTCCATTCTCCGCTACGGTGCGGGCGATGGCATGCGGATCGTAGCCGAGCTGGCGCACTGCGGCGCCGTTGTCGCGGACCAGCCATTCGGTGTGGATACGGTTCTCGCGGCTTATGCAGTCGGCGGCAAAGCGGATCGAAGTGCGGCGCCCGGTTCCCGGACCCCACGGCGTGCGACCTACATTGGTCGATCGGCTGTGACCGAGGTGGGAGGTATAGAATCCCTCTTTCTCGTCTCCACTCCAAGCGACGGCGAGATGGTGGATTTCGCCATCGGGATAGGCGTTGAGGGTGGCGACGGTCGAGGCGACGACCTCCTCGACCGAACGAACGATCCCGTACGAAGAATAGATCGTGCAACTCGCGTCGTACGTATCGTAAATATAGCCGACGGCGCGCTCCATCCAGATTTCGTCTGTAATCCGGACGATATAATCGACAATGTCGCTGAACCGGTCTTCGTATCCACATAGCGGCTGTGAGCGTTCGCGCTGCACCTCGCGCAGGACGCGCGCGTCTTGCTGGCGCAATAGGGTCACCGGGGCACGCTCGGGCAGGAGAAAGGGCAGCGCATCGCTCATTGCCGCTGACTCCATAGGGGGCGAGCGAGATCGAGTCGCCGGTCTGGATATGGAGCGCATCGGCCACCGCAGCGTCAAGCCGGGCGTCACCGTCTGCGAGCGCCTGCGCGCGTCCGCGAGCTAGGCGGAAGGCCGGTCCGCTACCGCAGGCAATCAGCGCGGCTTCGTCGCCGCCATTCTCGGCATAGCGCAAACTGCGGCAAGCGGCGACGGTGCGGACCGAGTCGATCGGCGAGACCAGTGTCGGTCCACCGTCGAAGATGTCGACATAGCCTTCGTCGCGAAAGCCTTCTGCGAGGAGCATCGCGAGCGCCGGACGGCCGTCGTCATGAGGACGGCCGAGGGCCTCTTGTGCGGCCGTCGGAAGCATCGAGACGTAGATCGGGTAGCGCGGACCGAGATCCGCGATAAATTGATTGCCGAATATGGCACCGGTGCGGTCCGCCTCGTCGAACTCCATATCGTAGAAATGCCGTCCGATCGCGTCCCATACCGGCGATCGTCCGGCCTGGTTCTGATAGCCGCGCAATTCAGCGATCACTCGTTCGCCGAACCAATCGCGGTGGGTGGCGATGAACATGTAGCGCGCGCGCGCCATCAGCTGACCCAGCGCAAGACCGCGACGTTCAGGGTCGACGAACAGGCCGCCGACCTCCGTTTCCCCGTCGAAATCGTTGGTGAGGTTGAGCAGCCGCTGCGGCCGTGAGCGGGCGAGCGTGCGCGAAACCGCCGCCTGCCGCGTAATCCGGTAACTATAGAACGGCCATTCCGCGCCGACGCGCGCGAAGATCATACCGATGGCGACGATGTCGCCCTCAAGTTCGGCAACCAGCATAACCGGGGCGCCCGCGAGTCGTGCGGCCTCGTCGAGAAGGGCGGACTCGGCGGCGGCGATACGCCGCTCGAGGGTTGCCGGATCGGGCGGGAGGTTGGTCAGTCCATTGCCGCCGCGGCGCGCGAGCTGGAGCACCGCGCCAAGATCGGCAGCCCTTACCGGCCTTACGATCGCTTGTTCCTCGCCCATCGCGCCTTTGTAGCTTTATTGAATACGCAGTCAACATCTAGACTGTCGTTTGAGAAGAGAGTAGCGCTCCCAACGAACTTATACCTTGTAGCAGGTCTGGCATTCGGCCAGCATCCGCAGTCAAAGGGGGGCGCTGGCTCTTGGCAAGCGATCTAAGCCGCATTGGAACCGGCGTGACTGCAATGCTGGATGGCGCCAGCCAGCCGCCTTTGACCGTCCGCGACAAGGTCTCGTATGGGCTGGGCAGCACAGCCGAGGCGCTGGTCTTCACGACCACGTCCAGCTTCACGCTGCTGTTCTATAATCAAGTGCGCGGCCTCGACGCGGGGCTAGTGGGAACGGCTCTGGCGGTCGGTTTGTTCGTGAACGCCTTTGTCGATCCGATGGTCGGTTCTTGGTCCGACCGCACGCGTAGCCGCTGGGGGCGCAGGCATCCATTCATGTTCGGCGCAATCCTTCCGGCCGCCCTGCTGTTCTTTGCGCTGTACAATCCGCCGAACATCGGCACGTCCGGGCAACTGGTCTGGCTGTCGGTCATGAATACCCTGCTGTTGCAGGTGATGACGGTTTACCACACCCCGCACCTTGCGCTCGGCGGCGAGATGTCGAGCGATTACCTGGGCCGCACCAGCGTGATGGCCTACAACACGTTTTGCCTCTGGATGGGCGACACCTTGGGGTGGCTGCTTTCGTTCCGCGTATTCTTCGCCGCCTCCGGCAAGTTTCCCAACGGAGCTCTCGACCCGTCGCGCTATCCCGTGTTTTCCCTGACGGTCGCGCTGCTGGTCGTGGTGATCCTCGGCTATTCGAGCTGGTCGACGCGCAACCGAATTCCGTTCCTACCGCAGCCCAAGCCTGGCCAGAAGGCGTTCGGCCCGCGCGAACTGCTGCGAGACGTGTCCGGAGCGCTTGCCAACCGCAACTATGTGATGCTGCTGCTCGGATTGTTCTTCCTGTCGATGATGACTGGCGTGCGGATCGGGCTGTGGCTCTATACCGCTACCTTCTTCTGGCAGCTCGACAACAACCAGATCAGTCTCTTTGTAATCGGCAGTTTCGCCGGTTACGTCTTCGCCGCTTTTGCGGTTAAGCGCCTTCACGCCCGTTTCGACAAGCGTTGGACTGGCGCGATCGCACTCGTCCTCTACAGCCTCGGCCCGGCAATTCCTCTTGCTTTGGGCTATGCGGGCGTGCTGAGCGCGCGAACGCCGCACATCCTGTGGATCCTGATCGCCTTCTCAGTGCTGCAACACGCTCCTTACAGCCTGATGATCACCACCGTGACTTCGGCGCTCGCCGACATCGCCGACGAGAACGAACTCAAGTACGGCGTCCGCCAAGAGGGCGTACTCTACGCGACCCGAACCTTCTTCCAGCGGGTCGACCAAGCGCTCGGTACCGCGCTGGCTGGCTGGGTCCTCAGCGCCATCGATTTTCCCAAGGGAGCGAAGCCAGGTGAGGTTTCCAACGAGGTTTTGATGGGCCTCGCCGCCGCCTTCGCGCTGTCGGCGATCCCTGGTCTCGTTGCCGGCGTGTTTTACGGCATGCTGCGGGTCACCCGCGGTACTTACGAAGCCACCCGCGCCGCGCTCGCCGAACGGCAGTCGGCAGAGCTTTCGCCACTCTGATCTTGCTGCCCAACGAGGATACTATGCCTGCGCCAGACACCCCTTTTCCCTTGCCGGAGCGCCCTCCCGTCACCCGCATCCGACATGCGCGCACCTCGGACTTGTTGCGTCCTGCCGGACCTCGGACCCAGCCGATGGCGGGCTTCGAAGACGACTTCGTCGACATCGTCGACTACATCGTCCGCATCACCCACCAGATTTGGGTCGATCGGGCGATCGGGCGCATCTACGACACGTACGACGCCAACTGCGTCGTTTATTCCGCACTTGGCACGGTACGCTCGGTCGAGGATGTCGTCGCCAACACGCTGCAGGCCGTCAGCGCCTCGGGCGATGGAGAATCCCATCACCTCAACGTTGCCTGGAGCGGCGATGAAGACGAAGGCTTCTACACCTCGCACTTGGGCTTCGCCTACGCCACGAACACCGGCGCGACGATGTTCGGTCCGGCGACCGGCCGCAGAACCGGTCGGTTCTTCGTTGCCGACTGCATCAGCAAGGACAACCGCATCCATACCGAGTGGCTGATGCGCGACAACGGCGCCGCCGTACGCCAAATGGGTTTCGACCCCCACGAGGTCGCGCGCCGGCTCGCTCAAGCGCCGGCGCCCGAGCAACCGACGATCGCGGTTCCCACCCGGCTTGACGGACAAGCAGTGCGGGCCGCCTACGACGGCCCGACCGACACTCCGCGCGGATGGATCGAGCACCATTTCGATGCCTGGAATACACGACGTTTCGATCACCTGGCCTTGCACTATGCGCCGGGGATAATCGCGCATTGGTGCGGCGGACGCACCGCGCAAGGGTTGCGCAACGTAACCGCGTTGATCCTCCAACTGCTAGCCAGCCTGCCAACGGGAACTATCCGCGTCGAACACGTCAGTTGGGCGGAGGAAACCGACGGCACGATCGTTGCGGCAAGGTGGACGCTCGAGGGCTGGACCCGTGGAGGTGGTCTCCTTGGCGAGGTACCGGCAGGCAAACCGGCAGCGATCATGGGGGCCACCCACTTCCGCTTCCGCGGCGGGGTGATCGTCGAGGAATGGACGGTTTTCGACGAAATCGGCACGCTTGTGCAAATCTACCGCGCCTGATCGTGGCGTCGACAATGTCGGCGAAGAGGGCCCGGGTGGCGGTGGTCTTATATTTGCTGCTGCTCCAGTTCCTTTACAGCTGGTCGTGGAGCAGCAGCGATGTGCTGCGGCCTTTGTTCCGTCGACTTTATGGACTGTCCCTCGCGCAGGCAGGATTGGCCTATTCGGCGCAAGTGGGTGCAGCTCTCATCGGGGCGCTTTTGGTGGGCCGGGTCCAGCATCGCGCCGGGCGGAAGCATACGCTGAGCCTAGTTGCCGCAGGCTGCGGCCTCAGCCTTGCAGCAGGCGCGCTCGTCGACGGTCTGGCAGCACTCTTCGTGCAACGGCTCGCCCTCGGGCTCTTCATGGGCGCTGTCTTTCCTGTGACCGTCGGGCTGGTTGTCGATATGTTTCCGCCGGGCCAGCGCGGCCGGCTCGCCAGCCTCGTCGACGCGACCTATTTCTCGGCGGTGATCGCACTTGGCTGGGCGGCGGCGGCTTTGATCCCGCTCGACTGGCGCCTGCTGTTCTGGCCTGTGGGCGGCTCGCTCGTGTTGCTCAGCTTCGGGGCCCACTTGCTCGCGCTGGCGGCACATCCCGAAGACCATCCGAGGGACGCCCCACGCGCGCGCGATTTGTTCGCCCCGCCCTTGCGTGCGCAGACTCTGGCGCTCACAGCGATGATCTCGGTCAACGCTTGCGGCCATCAGGCGTTCGTCGGTTGGCTGACCGTGTACCTCAGCGAGGTCGACCGGGTTTCTGCTGCTGGAGTGGCCGCCACGCTGACCGCGTCGTACCTTGGCAGTATCAGCGGCTGTTTCGTCTGGGGCTTCGTCGTAGACCGCTTCGGTCGCCGCGCCGGCGGCCGGGGGCTCATAGCCGCAGGTGTATTCAGCGCCGCCTTCGTCCTTCTCCCGGCGCCTTTGTGGGCAAGGCAAGTCGCCGTGTTCGGATTCGGATTTGCTTTTGCCGCCATTGCGACGATTGGCCCGTGGCTCGCCGAGCTTTATCCAGCACGATTGCGCGCGCCGGCCACGTCGATCTTTCAGTGGGGCCGCTGCCTCAGCCTTGTCGCTCCGCCCCTGACCGGGTTCCTAGCCGAGAGGTTCGGATTGCCGGCCGTGATGACCCTGGCAGCGGTCGCTTTCGCCATGTCGGGGCTGATCTGGCGCCGCTTGCCCGAAACACATCACCAGGCCTGGCGCAGCACCGTACTCCAGCCAAATCTGTCTGGCCGATAAGGACGGTGCTCGATGTGCGTCGCTTGACCGCAAATTAGTTCGGAGACTAGGCGGCCACTAGCCGGGCCGCCGATCATCCCGTCATGGCCGTGGCCGGCCACGATCGCAACTCTCGGCGCCCTGAGCAGACGACCGATCGCAGGCACGCTATCTGGAAGTGCCGGGCGGCTGCCCATCCAAGGCCGTTTGTCCGCTGCGGTCAGGCCCGGGAACAGCCGCTGCGCGCGACCCCACAACGCTTCGGCTCGGGCATAGTTCGGCGGGGCGTCGGCATCCGCAATTTCCACCGTTCCGCCGAGACGCATTCCGCCGCGCATGGGCGTGAGGGCAAATCCGCCTTCGCGGTAGATCATCGGCGCGCTCAACTCCAGCGACGGATCAACAAGCTGGAGGTGGTAGCCGCGCTCTGCGACGAGTGGGATCTTTAGGCCGAGCGGCTTGACCAGCGTTGGCGTGCGCGCGCCCGCTGCCACGACGACTTGGTCGGCGAGATGCGCTTCACCGCCTGCCCAAAGGGTGCAGAAGTCGTCACCGGCAACAATGCGGTCGACCTTGATGGACCGGAACGCGCCGCCTTGCTCGCGGAACCGATCGCCTAGGGCTACGCAAAGCGCGGCCGGGTCGGGTGTGTGGGCGTTCCCGGGAAAGTAGAGGGCACGTCGTGCATGAGAGGCGATTCCAGGCACGCGCGCCTCGATCTCGCGTCGGTCCAGTTCCTCGCAAACTATGCCGAGCTCACGCCGGAGTTCGGCGGCGAGCCGTTCGGCAGGGCTCGGCTGCTCGCCTATCAACAGTGTTATGCCTCCGCGTTCGTGCACGTGGTCGGGGTAGGCATCGCCGAGCAGCATGCGGTATTCGCGCAGCGTGTTGCGGTGCAGCGCGCGCAGCGCGTCGACGCCCTCGCGCACCGCCGCGGGGCGGCTGGCGAGGAGCCATCGGGCGAGGAAGGGCAGCGAAGCGAGCGCATCGGCTGGGCGAACTGCCAATGGGGCCAGCGGGTCGAGGAGCCATCTCGGCACGTTGCGGATCATTCCGGGCATTGCGACGGGCAGATGAGCGTCGGGGTTGATAAGCCCGCCGCTGCCCCACGAGCAGCCCAAGCCTACGCCTAGCGGATCGTACAACTTCACAGATCGGCCGCGCTCCTGGAGATTGAGAGCCGTCGCCAGCCCAGCGATGCCGGCGCCAATCACCGCCACGTCGTCCACTTTTACCTGGGCCACCGCACCCTCCCACCGCTCCACGAGCAGGCTCTAGTGCATTCGGATGCAAAACGCTATGTGTCCCTGAACGGAGGGCCGAAAATGCCAATGCTATCACAACGGGCCGCGTCGGCACCGGCCAGCGGCATCCGCGCGATCACCAATCGCGCTTTGGCGATGGGCGACGTTTTGCGCCTAGAAATTGGGGGAGCCCAACTTCCCGACTCCGCCACACATTGTGGAGGCAGCGCATCGCGCCGCGCGCGACGGCTTTACCCGCTACACGGAAACGCAGGGCCTGCCCTCGCTTCGCGCGGCATGGTGCGACCGGCTGAAACGAGTTAACGGCTACGATACGACGCCCGAGCGCCTGCTGGTCACCGCTGGCGCGGTCTCGGGCCTCTTTGCCACTTTTGCCGCGATACTCGAGCAGGGCGACGAAATCCTGCTACCCGACCCGGGATGGCCCAACTGGTCGATGATGGCGAAGCTCATTGGCGCTCGGCCGATCGGCTACCGCTGTTCGCCGCACACGGGCTGGCAGCCCGACCTCGACCACCTCCGCGCCCAAGTCACTCCGCGAACCAAGGCGGTGCTGGTCAATTCTCCGGGCAACCCGTCGGGAGCGGTGCTTGATGCAGCTACGCTTCGCGCGATTTCCGAGATGGCCGAGCGCCACGATCTTTGGTTGATCTCCGACGAATGTTACGATGGGATCGTCTTCGAAGGCGAACACCTCGGCGCGGCCGCGGTCGCCGATCGGGCACGTACGGTGACGATCGTAAGCTGCTCCAAGACATACGCGATGACCGGCTGGCGGGTGGGCTGCGTCGCTGCGCCCGATGCGCTGGTCGGACCACTGGCCAAAGTCCAGCAGGCAACGCTTGCTAGCGTCTGCGCGGTCGCGCAGAAGGCGGCGGAATCGGCGCTCACCGGCAGTCAGGATGCGGCCGAAGCTATGCGTCTGGCTTATCGGCAGCGTCGCGACGAGGCGGCCGGGCTGCTGGCGCACCTTGGCCGGCCGATCGCTCCGCCGGGAGGCGCGTTCTACGCAATGCTCGACTTGTCTGATTGCATTGCCGACAGCACGGCCTTCGCACAACGGCTGCTGGACCAGGAGCGGGTGGCGGTGGCGCCGGGCCCGGCGTTCGGTAGCCAAGCCCCGGCTAGTGTGCGGGTCGCGCTTTGCGTCGATCCGGCGATTCTCGAAGCCGGGCTGCGCAAACTGGTTGCTGCAGCGGAGCGCAGCCGTCAGGGGGCGCTCACGCTCCCTCGCCGGGGAGCAGAGGCCGATGAGCGGCTAACCCGAACCGCGCGGCGTGTTCGCCCCGCGAGCCGTCCAAGACCATCTGCGCTACGTAATCGCCCAAAAGTGGCCCGAACTTGAACGCGTGGCCTGAGCCGCCTCCTGCTATCACGACATGAGCCGCCTCCGGATGGCGGTCGATTATGAAGTCTTCGGAGGCGGTATTTTCGAGCTGACTCACATAGGCCGATATAATGGGCCGCTTGGCAAGCGCGGGCAATCGGGCGGTAAGGAACTGCTTCGCGCCGTCGATCGCGAGAGGCGTAGGCAGGCGCTCCGCCGAATCCGGGTCCATGTCTATCCCGCGCATGGGCGGCGCGATCTTGACCCCGTTGCCGAGGTCCGCTGAGGTCCAGCCGAGCGGGTCAACGAGATTGGGACAGCGCTCCCAGCCAAAGCGCGGATCGCCAAGTTCCGGCGCGACGAACAGCAGCTCGCGGCGCGGGGTGCGGATGAACCCTCCGAGCAGGTCTGGCAACAATCGCGGCAGCCACGGCCCACACGCGAGCACGATGGTACCGCAGGGAAACTGCTCTCCATCGACCTCAAGGCGCGTGGAAGCGCCTTGTCCGAGGAGCGTGCCGCGACCGCGAATGACTTGGCCGTTGGCTCGGCGGAGTGCGCGTTCGACCTCGCGCAGCGAAAGCTCTGCGGCGAGCACGCCGGATTCGGGCTCATAGAATGTTGCAGGCGCCGACCACCGCACTTGCGGCCACCGACTTTCGACCTCGTCGGGGGACAGCACTTCGAAGGCCGCTCCAAGGGCAGCGAACAAATCGGCCTGAGCTGCGATCTCGGCGTCGGATCCGGCACGCAGGCTGCCGCACGGATAGACAAGAGTCGTCTCGAATTGCCTTTGCCGTTCACCCCAAATCGCCCAGGCGCGACGAGCCCAGCGCGTGTAGAAAGCATCAGCGCCGTACGCGGCACGGATATTGCGCGACTCTCCTCCGCTCGAAGAGCGGGGGTTGGGGGTGGGGTACATGTCTATCATCGTGACGCGGACACCCGCTTCGGCGAGGCTCAGCGCCGTCCACGCACCGAACGCGCCTGCTCCCACCACCGCGACGTCGCAGGCGCGGTACGTCACGGCCGCGACCTGCGCGGGGAGCGCCCCGGCATCCGGGCCTCCTCGGCGAAAAGTGGATCGAGATCGGCGAGGGAGCGCAAAATCGGCATTGCGAGTTGACTGCGTATGCATTCGTGGGGAATATGGCAATCGATTCCGTCTGGCGCAGCGCCGTCGCGGGATCGGGAGAGTCGCAAGTGCCGCAATCGCGCGAAGTCCCTCACGCCAGCGAAGTGGCGCTGTCGATCCGCATCGCCGCGTATGTCGCGGTGCTGCTCGGCTATGTCTTCTACTGCTACAATTACATCGTCGTGGGTTTCGTCAGACCGTACCTGGTCAGCCAGGTCGGGTTCTCGATCTCCGACACGGCGCTCATCACGATGGCCGGCAACGTCGGGGTGACGATCGGCGCGATCGTGTGGTCGCACTTCGTCGCCCGGGCAGGCCGTCGCAAGGCGGTCATCCTCATCGCGACGGGGATCGGCACCCTTGCGGTGCTCCAGGCGGCGACCCGCATCCTTGGCGTGTGGATCGGACTGCGTTTCTTCATGGATGGGCTTCTCGGCGGCTACTACGTCGTCGCCACCAGCCTGGTGGTCGCGCTATTTCCCGCAAAGAGCCGGGCCAAGCTGATCGCGCTGAATTCGGCGATGTACCCGGGCGCCAACATTCTTATCGGCGTGCTGGGCGGCTGGCTGGGCGACGCGCACTGGACCGTACTGCTGTGGCTGGCCGCGATGCCGCTGCCGATCGCGGTCGTGCTGTTCTTCGCGGTGCCGAAGGACAGCAACTATGCCGCCTATGACGACGAGGCGGGGAGCGGCACG
Protein-coding sequences here:
- a CDS encoding FAD-binding oxidoreductase, giving the protein MDDVAVIGAGIAGLATALNLQERGRSVKLYDPLGVGLGCSWGSGGLINPDAHLPVAMPGMIRNVPRWLLDPLAPLAVRPADALASLPFLARWLLASRPAAVREGVDALRALHRNTLREYRMLLGDAYPDHVHERGGITLLIGEQPSPAERLAAELRRELGIVCEELDRREIEARVPGIASHARRALYFPGNAHTPDPAALCVALGDRFREQGGAFRSIKVDRIVAGDDFCTLWAGGEAHLADQVVVAAGARTPTLVKPLGLKIPLVAERGYHLQLVDPSLELSAPMIYREGGFALTPMRGGMRLGGTVEIADADAPPNYARAEALWGRAQRLFPGLTAADKRPWMGSRPALPDSVPAIGRLLRAPRVAIVAGHGHDGMIGGPASGRLVSELICGQATHIEHRPYRPDRFGWSTVLRQAW
- a CDS encoding ester cyclase gives rise to the protein MAGFEDDFVDIVDYIVRITHQIWVDRAIGRIYDTYDANCVVYSALGTVRSVEDVVANTLQAVSASGDGESHHLNVAWSGDEDEGFYTSHLGFAYATNTGATMFGPATGRRTGRFFVADCISKDNRIHTEWLMRDNGAAVRQMGFDPHEVARRLAQAPAPEQPTIAVPTRLDGQAVRAAYDGPTDTPRGWIEHHFDAWNTRRFDHLALHYAPGIIAHWCGGRTAQGLRNVTALILQLLASLPTGTIRVEHVSWAEETDGTIVAARWTLEGWTRGGGLLGEVPAGKPAAIMGATHFRFRGGVIVEEWTVFDEIGTLVQIYRA
- a CDS encoding MFS transporter produces the protein MLDGASQPPLTVRDKVSYGLGSTAEALVFTTTSSFTLLFYNQVRGLDAGLVGTALAVGLFVNAFVDPMVGSWSDRTRSRWGRRHPFMFGAILPAALLFFALYNPPNIGTSGQLVWLSVMNTLLLQVMTVYHTPHLALGGEMSSDYLGRTSVMAYNTFCLWMGDTLGWLLSFRVFFAASGKFPNGALDPSRYPVFSLTVALLVVVILGYSSWSTRNRIPFLPQPKPGQKAFGPRELLRDVSGALANRNYVMLLLGLFFLSMMTGVRIGLWLYTATFFWQLDNNQISLFVIGSFAGYVFAAFAVKRLHARFDKRWTGAIALVLYSLGPAIPLALGYAGVLSARTPHILWILIAFSVLQHAPYSLMITTVTSALADIADENELKYGVRQEGVLYATRTFFQRVDQALGTALAGWVLSAIDFPKGAKPGEVSNEVLMGLAAAFALSAIPGLVAGVFYGMLRVTRGTYEATRAALAERQSAELSPL
- a CDS encoding ester cyclase, which produces MSDALPFLLPERAPVTLLRQQDARVLREVQRERSQPLCGYEDRFSDIVDYIVRITDEIWMERAVGYIYDTYDASCTIYSSYGIVRSVEEVVASTVATLNAYPDGEIHHLAVAWSGDEKEGFYTSHLGHSRSTNVGRTPWGPGTGRRTSIRFAADCISRENRIHTEWLVRDNGAAVRQLGYDPHAIARTVAENGTAETFVVSPPTRLDGQAPRGRLDLDECTVDGWARALFHDVWNLRRLDWLPRAYAEDVVAHAGGGRTAQGLRNYQALILHVLAAIPDGMMRVEHVSWSEEADGVIVAVRWVLEGRSAPGGVLGECPAGQPVFMMGMSHLRLAEGRIVEEWMLFDEIGVLAQAYR
- a CDS encoding MFS transporter, which codes for MAVVLYLLLLQFLYSWSWSSSDVLRPLFRRLYGLSLAQAGLAYSAQVGAALIGALLVGRVQHRAGRKHTLSLVAAGCGLSLAAGALVDGLAALFVQRLALGLFMGAVFPVTVGLVVDMFPPGQRGRLASLVDATYFSAVIALGWAAAALIPLDWRLLFWPVGGSLVLLSFGAHLLALAAHPEDHPRDAPRARDLFAPPLRAQTLALTAMISVNACGHQAFVGWLTVYLSEVDRVSAAGVAATLTASYLGSISGCFVWGFVVDRFGRRAGGRGLIAAGVFSAAFVLLPAPLWARQVAVFGFGFAFAAIATIGPWLAELYPARLRAPATSIFQWGRCLSLVAPPLTGFLAERFGLPAVMTLAAVAFAMSGLIWRRLPETHHQAWRSTVLQPNLSGR
- a CDS encoding MFS transporter, which produces MAIDSVWRSAVAGSGESQVPQSREVPHASEVALSIRIAAYVAVLLGYVFYCYNYIVVGFVRPYLVSQVGFSISDTALITMAGNVGVTIGAIVWSHFVARAGRRKAVILIATGIGTLAVLQAATRILGVWIGLRFFMDGLLGGYYVVATSLVVALFPAKSRAKLIALNSAMYPGANILIGVLGGWLGDAHWTVLLWLAAMPLPIAVVLFFAVPKDSNYAAYDDEAGSGTDGGGRWSEMFAPRLRWIMAGCILLSGLDFNAWQLFQGFVTLYVKNTLGMTAAAMGAIVAFTSAGSFIGNFFWAIIADRFGRKVPLIGYILAAVMVLVFVQPGLDQTWLSLFGFVFGFGMSCTTAWGAWFAELFPVRLRPFGAALFHIGHVMALGAPLLAAYTTQHLGITTSMSLASVVYVAGAALWFALPETRKGGFKASVARDAAALAPAAKEG
- a CDS encoding FAD-dependent oxidoreductase — its product is MTYRACDVAVVGAGAFGAWTALSLAEAGVRVTMIDMYPTPNPRSSSGGESRNIRAAYGADAFYTRWARRAWAIWGERQRQFETTLVYPCGSLRAGSDAEIAAQADLFAALGAAFEVLSPDEVESRWPQVRWSAPATFYEPESGVLAAELSLREVERALRRANGQVIRGRGTLLGQGASTRLEVDGEQFPCGTIVLACGPWLPRLLPDLLGGFIRTPRRELLFVAPELGDPRFGWERCPNLVDPLGWTSADLGNGVKIAPPMRGIDMDPDSAERLPTPLAIDGAKQFLTARLPALAKRPIISAYVSQLENTASEDFIIDRHPEAAHVVIAGGGSGHAFKFGPLLGDYVAQMVLDGSRGEHAARFGLAAHRPLLPGEGA